The Corynebacterium vitaeruminis DSM 20294 genome window below encodes:
- a CDS encoding homoserine dehydrogenase, translating to MTNATTNPATTYNSGKGEGEPVGIAILGYGTVGSQVLRLMLENAEAFEHRSGGPLEVKGVAVSSVDKHAGSLADQKGLLTTDARALIDRDDVDIVVEVIGGIDYPRELVLNALRNGKSVVTANKALVAAHSAELAEAADAAGVDLYFEAAVAAAIPVVGPLRRSLAGDQVQSVAGIVNGTTNFILDAMDSTGASYDDMLAEATRLGYAEADPTADVEGYDAASKAAILASLAFHTRVTADDVHREGISSITAEDIEAAKQSGNTIKLLAICERLVDDQGNESISARVHPTLISRSHPLASVDKSFNAVFIEAEAAGRLMFYGNGAGGNPTASAVLGDIVGAARNKVFGGRAPGESTYANLPIADFGDVPTRYHIDMEVEDRIGVLALLTQIFANHSISLRTVRQEEKDGHARLIFVTHTARERDLAATVEEVKGLVPVKAIKSVIRLAAQ from the coding sequence ATGACGAACGCAACGACCAATCCGGCCACCACCTACAACTCAGGCAAGGGGGAGGGTGAGCCCGTGGGCATCGCCATCCTGGGTTACGGCACTGTCGGAAGCCAGGTCCTGCGCCTGATGCTCGAGAACGCCGAAGCCTTCGAGCACCGCTCCGGCGGCCCGCTCGAGGTCAAGGGCGTGGCCGTGAGCTCCGTGGACAAGCACGCGGGCTCCCTCGCCGACCAGAAGGGGCTGCTCACCACCGACGCCCGCGCGCTCATCGACCGCGACGACGTCGACATCGTGGTCGAGGTCATCGGCGGCATCGACTACCCGCGCGAGCTCGTGCTGAACGCCCTGCGCAACGGCAAGTCCGTGGTCACCGCCAACAAGGCGCTGGTGGCCGCCCACTCCGCCGAGCTTGCCGAGGCTGCCGACGCCGCGGGGGTCGACCTCTACTTCGAGGCCGCCGTCGCCGCCGCCATCCCGGTCGTGGGACCGCTGCGCCGCTCGCTGGCCGGCGACCAGGTCCAGTCCGTGGCGGGCATCGTCAACGGCACCACCAACTTCATCCTCGACGCCATGGACTCCACCGGCGCCTCCTACGACGACATGCTCGCCGAGGCCACCCGCCTGGGCTACGCCGAGGCCGACCCCACCGCCGACGTCGAGGGCTACGACGCCGCCTCCAAGGCCGCCATCCTCGCCTCCCTGGCCTTCCACACCCGCGTGACCGCCGACGACGTCCACCGCGAGGGCATCTCCTCGATCACCGCCGAGGACATCGAGGCCGCCAAGCAGTCCGGCAACACCATCAAGCTGCTGGCCATCTGCGAGCGGCTTGTCGACGACCAAGGCAACGAATCCATCTCCGCCCGCGTGCACCCCACCCTGATCTCCCGCTCCCACCCGCTGGCCAGCGTGGACAAGTCCTTCAACGCCGTGTTCATCGAGGCCGAGGCTGCCGGCCGTCTCATGTTCTACGGCAACGGCGCGGGCGGCAACCCGACCGCCTCCGCCGTGCTCGGCGACATCGTGGGCGCCGCCCGCAACAAGGTCTTCGGCGGCCGCGCGCCGGGCGAGTCCACCTACGCGAACCTGCCCATCGCCGACTTCGGCGACGTGCCCACCCGCTACCACATCGACATGGAGGTCGAGGACCGCATCGGCGTGCTGGCGCTGCTGACCCAGATCTTCGCCAACCACAGCATCTCCCTGCGCACCGTGCGCCAGGAGGAAAAGGACGGACACGCCCGCCTCATCTTCGTCACCCACACCGCCCGCGAGCGCGACCTTGCGGCCACCGTGGAAGAGGTTAAGGGGCTGGTGCCGGTCAAGGCGATCAAGAGCGTCATCCGCCTGGCCGCGCAGTAA
- the thrB gene encoding homoserine kinase yields the protein MAIEIPVGKKVTVTVPASSANLGPGFDTLGMALSLFDTVEVEVIPAGLEVEVFGEGQGELPLDGSHLVVKAIRSGLKASDCEVPGLRVVCHNNIPQSRGLGSSAAAAVAGVSAANGLAGFPLTDAQVVQLSSSFEGHPDNAAASVLGKAVVSWTEIPVDGRTEPQYKAVSIPVHESIHATALVPSFHASTEAVRRVLPSDVTHVDARFNVSRVAVMTVALQQHPELLWEGTRDRLHQPYRADVLPVTAEWVNRLRNRGYAAYLSGAGPTVMVLSTKPVEEKILDQARDEGLRVLQLEVAGPVKVEVK from the coding sequence ATGGCAATCGAGATCCCGGTGGGGAAGAAGGTCACCGTCACCGTCCCGGCCTCGTCCGCGAACCTGGGTCCGGGCTTCGACACCCTGGGCATGGCGCTGTCGCTCTTCGACACCGTCGAGGTCGAGGTCATCCCCGCGGGGCTCGAGGTCGAGGTCTTCGGTGAGGGCCAAGGCGAGCTGCCGCTGGACGGCTCCCACCTCGTGGTGAAGGCGATTCGCTCGGGGCTCAAGGCCTCCGATTGCGAGGTTCCGGGCCTGCGTGTGGTCTGCCACAACAACATTCCGCAGTCCCGTGGGCTCGGCTCCTCGGCGGCTGCCGCGGTCGCGGGCGTGAGCGCCGCCAACGGGCTGGCCGGTTTCCCGCTCACCGACGCCCAGGTGGTGCAGCTGTCCTCCTCCTTCGAGGGGCACCCGGACAACGCCGCGGCATCCGTGCTGGGCAAGGCCGTCGTGTCCTGGACAGAGATCCCGGTCGACGGTCGCACCGAGCCGCAGTACAAGGCGGTGAGCATCCCGGTCCACGAGTCCATCCACGCCACCGCGCTGGTCCCGAGCTTCCACGCCTCCACCGAGGCCGTGCGCCGGGTGCTCCCGAGCGATGTCACCCACGTCGACGCCCGGTTTAACGTCTCCCGCGTGGCCGTCATGACCGTGGCCCTGCAGCAGCACCCGGAGCTTCTGTGGGAGGGCACCCGCGATCGCCTCCACCAGCCCTACCGCGCAGACGTGCTGCCGGTGACCGCGGAGTGGGTCAACCGCCTGCGCAATCGCGGGTACGCGGCCTACCTCTCGGGCGCCGGCCCGACCGTCATGGTCTTGTCCACCAAGCCGGTGGAGGAGAAGATCCTCGACCAAGCTCGCGACGAGGGGCTGCGGGTGCTGCAGCTCGAGGTCGCCGGGCCGGTCAAGGTCGAGGTGAAGTAG
- a CDS encoding helix-turn-helix transcriptional regulator produces the protein MSKKVAPRPATELFPESLNLSPKQRQVLDTLGTFSHGAKVGDVAKALGMHINTARGHLDELVDRDAVVAVPTAATGRGRPSLIYSVRIPDNRAVAREYLTLIEVFAAQLADQDSAEAKETALAVGRMWGTRMKQEGYSARDMQSAVTNLFQHLRQMGFDPTVDQATEEAGEVNVTMHSCPFVLANHKPSMFLCMIHQGMLNEFVGDDSVNLKLKPFDAPGCCTIAVTGVAAADAVPAAS, from the coding sequence ATGAGTAAGAAGGTTGCTCCCCGCCCCGCCACCGAGCTGTTCCCGGAGTCTTTGAACCTCAGCCCGAAGCAGCGCCAAGTGCTCGACACCCTGGGCACCTTCTCCCACGGCGCCAAGGTCGGCGACGTCGCCAAGGCGCTCGGCATGCACATCAACACCGCCCGCGGACACCTCGACGAGCTCGTCGACCGCGACGCCGTGGTGGCCGTCCCCACCGCAGCGACCGGCCGGGGCCGCCCCTCGCTCATCTACTCCGTGCGCATCCCCGACAACCGGGCCGTGGCCCGGGAGTACCTCACCCTCATCGAGGTTTTCGCCGCCCAGCTGGCCGACCAAGATTCGGCTGAAGCCAAGGAGACAGCGCTCGCAGTCGGCCGGATGTGGGGCACCCGCATGAAGCAGGAGGGCTACTCCGCTCGTGACATGCAGTCCGCGGTCACCAACCTCTTCCAGCACCTGCGCCAGATGGGCTTCGATCCCACGGTCGACCAGGCCACCGAGGAGGCGGGCGAGGTCAACGTCACCATGCACTCGTGCCCGTTCGTCCTAGCCAACCACAAGCCGTCGATGTTCCTGTGCATGATCCACCAGGGTATGCTCAACGAGTTCGTCGGCGATGACTCGGTCAACCTCAAGCTCAAGCCCTTCGACGCCCCCGGGTGCTGCACCATCGCGGTCACCGGCGTCGCAGCCGCCGATGCCGTGCCCGCTGCGAGCTAG
- a CDS encoding cupredoxin domain-containing protein produces MTIPIGQPPKTPKPSAGISLGAQASQPPETRSPEWAAWALVGLALVAVLVFALPGLRALSAPGAAEGGASSATAAVSSTATVYHIEASDMRFVPDSITVPAGQEVALEITNADAMTHDLEVAGRNSGRIAPGDTVTLELGVVDSDLEGWCTVAGHRQAGMTFSVAVS; encoded by the coding sequence ATGACAATCCCCATCGGCCAGCCGCCGAAAACACCGAAGCCCTCGGCGGGCATCTCCCTGGGCGCGCAGGCGTCCCAGCCGCCCGAGACCCGTTCGCCGGAGTGGGCCGCGTGGGCGCTGGTGGGACTCGCGCTCGTGGCGGTCCTCGTCTTCGCCCTGCCGGGGCTGCGGGCGCTGAGCGCGCCGGGCGCCGCGGAGGGTGGCGCGTCCTCGGCCACGGCTGCTGTCTCGAGCACCGCCACCGTGTATCACATCGAGGCTTCCGACATGCGTTTCGTGCCGGATTCGATCACCGTTCCCGCAGGTCAGGAGGTGGCGCTCGAGATCACGAACGCCGACGCCATGACCCACGACCTCGAGGTTGCTGGCAGAAACAGCGGGCGCATCGCGCCGGGGGACACCGTCACCCTCGAACTCGGCGTGGTTGATTCCGACCTCGAGGGCTGGTGTACCGTGGCGGGCCACCGGCAGGCGGGGATGACCTTCTCGGTCGCGGTGAGTTAG
- a CDS encoding MFS transporter has translation MSLTTATRPAPTAAPIEWRTVKAIFAASSGNLVEWFDFYIYAFFSVYFAEQFFTGTGQTGSLMKSAGVFFVGFLMRPIGGWLFGRIADRYGRKRSMLIAISMMCAGSLMFAALPTAATVGALAPVLMLIVRCIQGLSVGGEYGSTATYMSEIASTGRRGFYSSFQYVTLIGGQLLASLLAVIMTSALGDEAITNGWWRLPFVIGALAAVVSLWLRNGLEETASDQELSVEGAGSLRELFRHPRSFWVVLGITSVGSLTFYTYTTYMQKYLINTAGFSKGDVARTMTICLFIYMIMQPIVGAFSDRVGRKNIMIVFGVFSLFATIPAFMLLGHQSSLVSAAAIIIVILAFESCYTSISGILKAEMFPIHIRGLGVGFTYAVGNSLFGGSAEYVALGLKNAGHASLFPAYVTIMAAIGLVAISFLHDSRSHSTIDNPHGSAYKRK, from the coding sequence GTGAGTTTGACTACCGCAACCAGGCCAGCACCGACTGCGGCCCCCATCGAATGGCGCACGGTCAAGGCCATCTTCGCCGCCTCCTCCGGCAACCTCGTCGAGTGGTTTGATTTCTACATCTACGCCTTCTTCAGCGTCTACTTCGCCGAGCAGTTCTTTACCGGCACCGGCCAGACCGGCTCGCTCATGAAGTCGGCCGGCGTGTTCTTCGTCGGATTCCTCATGCGCCCGATCGGCGGCTGGCTCTTCGGCCGCATCGCCGACCGCTACGGCCGCAAGCGCTCGATGCTCATCGCCATCTCCATGATGTGCGCGGGCTCCCTCATGTTCGCGGCGCTGCCCACCGCGGCCACGGTCGGCGCACTCGCGCCCGTGCTCATGCTCATCGTGCGCTGCATCCAGGGCCTATCGGTCGGCGGCGAGTACGGCTCCACCGCCACCTACATGTCCGAGATCGCCTCCACCGGACGACGCGGGTTCTACTCCTCCTTCCAGTACGTCACGCTCATCGGAGGCCAGCTGCTGGCCAGCCTGCTTGCGGTCATCATGACCTCCGCCTTAGGTGACGAGGCCATCACCAACGGCTGGTGGCGCCTGCCCTTCGTCATCGGCGCCCTGGCCGCCGTGGTCTCCCTGTGGCTGCGAAACGGCCTGGAGGAAACCGCATCCGACCAGGAGCTCAGCGTGGAGGGCGCGGGCTCCCTGCGCGAGCTCTTCCGCCACCCGCGCTCCTTCTGGGTCGTGTTGGGCATCACCTCGGTCGGTTCGCTGACCTTCTACACGTACACGACCTACATGCAGAAGTACCTCATCAACACCGCCGGATTCAGCAAGGGCGACGTGGCCCGCACGATGACGATCTGCCTGTTCATCTACATGATCATGCAGCCCATCGTCGGCGCCTTCTCCGACCGCGTCGGCCGCAAGAACATCATGATCGTCTTCGGCGTGTTCTCCCTCTTTGCGACGATCCCGGCGTTCATGCTGCTGGGTCACCAGTCCTCGCTGGTCTCGGCCGCGGCGATCATCATCGTCATCCTCGCCTTCGAGTCCTGCTACACGTCGATCTCCGGCATCCTCAAGGCGGAGATGTTTCCCATCCACATCCGTGGCCTGGGCGTCGGCTTCACCTACGCAGTGGGCAACTCGCTCTTCGGCGGCTCCGCCGAGTACGTGGCGCTGGGGCTGAAGAATGCCGGCCACGCCAGCCTGTTCCCGGCCTACGTGACGATCATGGCGGCCATCGGCCTCGTGGCCATCTCGTTCCTCCACGACAGCCGCTCCCACTCCACGATCGATAATCCCCACGGCAGCGCGTACAAGCGGAAGTAG
- a CDS encoding long-chain fatty-acid--CoA ligase, which produces MLSTMQDLPLNVSRILTYGSSIHGDTKTTTWEGDEQQQTTYHEIGARAAALAHALRDELGIVGDKRVGTFMHNCAEHLEALFAISCMGAVFNPLNKQLMNDQIRHIINHAEDEVIIADQRLAKQLGAILSGGCPSVRAVVFIGRNDIGAAANYIPDGIACYSYEALLDGRSTDFPWPVIPETHAAALCYSTGTTGAPKGVVYSHRSIYLQCMNLRTTDSLAIMHGQTFLCCVPIYHILSWCVPVAAFMSGTPLVFPGSDLSPQSLASIIAHAHPRVANGVPTIWIQLMVHYIHNPPERMSLQEIFVGGSAVPPVLIKLWEERYGVDIVHVWGMTETLSIGTVARPPSGASGEARQNYRVSQGRFPASLEYRVVNDGEVVASTDRNQGEIQVRGNWVTANYYHSPAEEGAGAASTFRNKEVDDAPDQFTADGWLRTGDVGSVTSDGFLTIHDRARDVIRSGGEWIYSTLLENEVMAAAVVVECAVIGYPDKKWGERPLAVTVLAEGIEPNRETAERLRDKLRETFPSWMLPEYWAFVDSIDKTSVGKFDKIDLRQHVKDGDFKVIALKGPGHRS; this is translated from the coding sequence ATGCTTTCGACGATGCAGGACCTCCCGCTGAACGTGTCACGAATCTTGACATACGGATCATCCATCCACGGGGACACGAAAACCACCACGTGGGAGGGCGACGAGCAGCAGCAAACCACCTATCACGAGATCGGCGCGCGCGCCGCTGCCCTAGCGCACGCGCTGCGCGACGAGCTCGGCATCGTCGGCGATAAGCGGGTGGGAACCTTCATGCACAACTGCGCGGAGCACCTCGAGGCGCTGTTTGCGATCTCGTGCATGGGAGCGGTGTTCAATCCGCTCAACAAGCAGCTGATGAACGACCAGATCCGGCACATCATAAACCACGCCGAGGACGAGGTCATCATCGCCGACCAGCGACTGGCCAAGCAGCTGGGCGCGATCCTTTCGGGCGGGTGTCCCAGCGTGCGGGCGGTGGTGTTCATCGGCCGCAACGACATCGGCGCCGCCGCGAACTACATCCCGGACGGCATCGCCTGCTATTCCTACGAGGCGCTTCTCGACGGCCGCTCCACCGATTTCCCGTGGCCGGTCATCCCCGAGACCCACGCCGCGGCGCTGTGCTACTCCACCGGAACGACGGGCGCGCCGAAGGGCGTGGTCTACTCGCACCGCTCGATCTACCTGCAGTGCATGAACCTGCGCACCACCGACTCGCTCGCCATCATGCACGGCCAGACGTTCCTGTGCTGCGTGCCGATCTATCACATCCTGTCCTGGTGCGTGCCGGTGGCGGCGTTCATGTCGGGCACTCCCCTGGTCTTTCCCGGCTCGGACCTCTCGCCGCAGTCGCTGGCGAGCATCATCGCCCACGCCCACCCGCGCGTGGCCAACGGCGTGCCCACCATCTGGATTCAGCTCATGGTGCACTACATCCACAACCCGCCGGAGCGCATGAGCCTCCAGGAGATCTTCGTCGGCGGATCCGCGGTGCCTCCGGTGCTCATCAAGCTGTGGGAGGAGCGCTACGGCGTCGATATCGTCCACGTGTGGGGCATGACCGAGACCCTGTCGATCGGCACCGTGGCCCGCCCGCCGTCGGGTGCCAGCGGCGAGGCGCGCCAGAACTACCGCGTCTCCCAGGGGCGCTTCCCCGCCTCGCTCGAGTACCGGGTGGTCAACGACGGCGAGGTCGTCGCCTCCACCGACCGCAATCAGGGCGAGATCCAGGTGCGCGGCAACTGGGTCACCGCGAATTACTACCATTCGCCTGCCGAGGAGGGCGCCGGTGCCGCCTCGACGTTCCGCAACAAGGAGGTCGACGACGCCCCCGACCAGTTCACCGCCGACGGCTGGCTGCGCACCGGCGACGTGGGCTCGGTGACCTCGGACGGCTTCCTCACGATTCACGACCGCGCCCGCGACGTCATCCGCTCCGGCGGCGAGTGGATCTACTCCACGCTGCTGGAAAACGAGGTCATGGCGGCGGCCGTCGTGGTCGAGTGCGCGGTCATCGGCTACCCGGACAAGAAGTGGGGCGAGCGCCCGCTGGCCGTCACCGTGCTGGCGGAGGGCATCGAGCCGAACCGCGAGACCGCCGAGCGCCTGCGCGACAAGCTGCGCGAGACCTTCCCGAGCTGGATGCTGCCGGAGTACTGGGCGTTCGTCGACTCGATCGACAAGACCAGCGTGGGCAAGTTCGACAAGATCGACCTACGCCAGCACGTCAAGGACGGCGACTTCAAGGTCATCGCGCTCAAGGGTCCGGGCCACCGCTCGTAG
- the rho gene encoding transcription termination factor Rho, with protein sequence MTDTDNGAQRNLAAMRLPELRKIASDMGLKGTSALRKGDLIAAISGAQGAGQAEKPAKKVAAPAEPAQTADAQEATEAPVATEAAPKQVEQEEKAEKADKTEAPAPEQAPAEDKQQEEKPRRRRAVRHESAELATATHEETVEAAQAPAEPTSQEEPAKEEPKQAESGDEETRYESRSAARRARRNRARREQREGRDGRDNREGRDNRRERTNEAPAEQAQDSASQPAENVEKREGGEREERNNNNNREERGGRRNRRNRRGRDRDRDNNNNEGGNEQREDEALQDIAGILDVVDNNVAFVRTSGYHAGPADVYVNTQMLRRFGLRAGDAITGQVRMHGEAHHSGRGRNRQKYNPLVRVDSVNGMTVEEAKARPEFAKLTPLYPNQRLRLETDPKILTTRVIDLIMPIGKGQRALIVSPPKAGKTTILQNIANAISTNNPECYLMVVLVDERPEEVTDMQRSVKGEVIASTFDRPPAEHTAVAELAIERAKRLVEQGQDVVILLDSITRLGRAYNNSSPASGRILSGGVDSNALYPPKRFLGAARNIENGGSLTIIATAMVETGSAGDTVIFEEFKGTGNAELKLDRKISERRVFPAVDVNPSGTRKDELLLAPEEAKIMHKLRRILSALDPQQAIDLLIKQLKKTKSNGEFLMQIASSQTMAAVSEED encoded by the coding sequence GTGACTGATACAGATAACGGCGCACAGCGTAATCTCGCTGCAATGCGTCTCCCCGAGCTGCGTAAGATCGCCTCCGACATGGGCCTCAAGGGCACCTCGGCGCTGCGCAAGGGTGACCTGATTGCCGCCATCTCCGGCGCGCAGGGGGCAGGTCAGGCTGAGAAGCCGGCAAAGAAGGTCGCGGCTCCCGCCGAGCCCGCGCAGACCGCCGACGCTCAGGAGGCTACTGAGGCTCCTGTGGCTACCGAGGCCGCCCCGAAGCAGGTCGAGCAGGAAGAAAAGGCGGAGAAGGCCGACAAGACTGAGGCCCCCGCCCCCGAGCAGGCCCCCGCCGAGGACAAGCAGCAGGAGGAGAAGCCGCGCCGCCGCCGCGCCGTGCGCCACGAGTCCGCCGAGCTCGCCACCGCCACCCACGAGGAGACCGTAGAGGCCGCGCAGGCGCCCGCGGAGCCCACGTCCCAGGAGGAGCCCGCCAAGGAGGAACCGAAGCAGGCCGAGTCCGGCGATGAGGAGACCCGCTACGAGTCCCGCTCCGCCGCCCGCCGCGCGCGCCGCAACCGTGCCCGCCGCGAGCAGCGTGAGGGCCGCGACGGACGCGACAACCGCGAGGGCCGCGACAACCGCCGCGAGCGCACCAACGAGGCTCCCGCCGAGCAGGCGCAGGATTCCGCTTCCCAGCCTGCGGAAAACGTCGAAAAGCGAGAAGGCGGCGAGCGCGAAGAGCGCAACAATAACAACAACCGCGAGGAGCGCGGCGGCCGACGCAACCGGCGCAACCGCCGCGGGCGTGACCGCGACCGCGACAATAACAACAACGAGGGCGGCAACGAGCAGCGCGAGGACGAGGCGCTGCAGGACATCGCCGGCATCCTCGACGTCGTGGACAACAACGTGGCGTTCGTGCGCACCTCCGGCTACCACGCCGGCCCCGCCGACGTCTACGTCAACACCCAGATGCTGCGCCGCTTCGGCCTGCGCGCGGGTGACGCGATCACCGGCCAGGTCCGCATGCACGGCGAGGCGCACCACTCCGGCCGCGGCCGCAACCGCCAGAAGTACAACCCGCTCGTGCGCGTGGACTCCGTCAACGGCATGACCGTGGAGGAAGCGAAGGCGCGCCCCGAGTTCGCCAAGCTCACCCCGCTGTACCCGAACCAGCGCCTGCGCCTGGAGACGGATCCGAAGATCCTCACCACCCGCGTCATCGACCTCATCATGCCGATCGGCAAGGGACAGCGCGCACTCATCGTCTCCCCGCCGAAGGCCGGTAAGACGACCATCCTGCAGAACATCGCCAACGCGATTTCTACGAACAACCCGGAGTGCTACCTCATGGTCGTGCTTGTCGACGAGCGCCCCGAAGAGGTCACCGACATGCAGCGCAGCGTGAAGGGCGAGGTCATCGCCTCCACCTTCGACCGCCCGCCGGCAGAGCACACCGCCGTGGCGGAGCTGGCCATCGAGCGTGCCAAGCGCCTGGTGGAGCAGGGCCAGGACGTGGTGATCCTGCTCGACTCGATCACCCGCCTGGGCCGCGCGTACAACAACTCCTCCCCGGCGTCCGGCCGCATCCTCTCCGGTGGTGTGGACTCCAACGCCCTGTACCCGCCGAAGCGCTTCCTCGGCGCCGCCCGTAACATCGAAAACGGCGGCTCGCTGACGATCATCGCCACCGCGATGGTCGAGACCGGCTCCGCCGGCGACACCGTCATCTTCGAGGAGTTCAAGGGCACCGGTAACGCCGAGCTCAAGCTGGATCGCAAGATCTCCGAGCGCCGCGTGTTCCCGGCCGTGGACGTCAACCCGTCCGGCACCCGCAAGGACGAGCTGCTACTCGCCCCTGAGGAGGCCAAGATCATGCACAAGCTGCGTCGCATCCTCTCCGCGCTTGACCCGCAGCAGGCCATCGACCTGCTCATCAAGCAGCTGAAGAAGACGAAGAGCAACGGCGAGTTCCTCATGCAGATCGCCAGCTCCCAGACGATGGCAGCAGTGTCCGAGGAGGACTAA
- the prfA gene encoding peptide chain release factor 1, producing the protein MSQVSAVDDIVSEYQGIEMQMADPETVGDQVLFRKLSKRYSELQPIINVNNALVQAREDLEVAREMAHEDHDFQDEVTRLEAEVVDNEEKLADLLAPRDPHDGDDIVMEVKAGAGGEEAALFAGELVRMYQRYADKHGFATEVLDVSESDLGGVKDMTLTIRAKQPSRDGAWSVFKFEGGVHRVQRVPVTESQGRIQTSAAGVLVYPEPDEIGEVEIDEKDLRIDVYRSSGKGGQGVNTTDSAVRITHLPTGLVVTCQKERSQIQNKARAMQVLAARLQAMAEEEANAEAAEGRAAQIRTMDRSERIRTYNFPENRITDHRIGFKANNLDSVLGGDLDDLLTALRAAERAERLEAE; encoded by the coding sequence ATGTCACAAGTTTCCGCAGTAGACGACATCGTCTCCGAGTACCAGGGCATCGAGATGCAGATGGCCGACCCCGAGACCGTGGGCGACCAGGTGCTGTTCCGCAAGCTGTCCAAGCGCTACTCCGAGCTGCAGCCGATCATCAACGTCAACAACGCGCTGGTGCAGGCGCGCGAGGACCTCGAGGTCGCCCGCGAGATGGCGCACGAGGACCACGACTTCCAGGACGAGGTCACCCGGCTTGAGGCCGAGGTGGTCGACAACGAGGAGAAGCTGGCCGACCTGCTGGCACCCCGCGACCCCCACGACGGCGACGACATCGTCATGGAGGTCAAGGCCGGTGCGGGCGGCGAGGAGGCGGCCCTGTTCGCCGGCGAGCTGGTGCGCATGTACCAGCGCTACGCCGATAAGCACGGCTTCGCCACCGAGGTGCTCGACGTCTCCGAGTCCGACCTGGGCGGCGTCAAGGACATGACGCTGACCATCCGCGCCAAGCAGCCGTCCCGCGACGGCGCGTGGAGCGTGTTCAAGTTCGAGGGCGGCGTGCACCGCGTCCAGCGCGTGCCCGTCACCGAGTCCCAGGGCCGCATCCAGACCTCCGCCGCCGGCGTGCTGGTCTACCCGGAGCCGGACGAGATCGGCGAGGTCGAGATCGACGAGAAGGACCTGCGCATCGACGTCTACCGTTCCTCCGGCAAGGGCGGCCAGGGCGTGAACACGACCGACTCGGCCGTGCGCATCACCCACCTTCCGACCGGCCTCGTGGTGACCTGTCAGAAGGAACGCTCGCAGATCCAGAACAAGGCCCGCGCCATGCAGGTGCTGGCCGCGCGCCTGCAGGCGATGGCCGAGGAGGAGGCCAACGCTGAGGCCGCCGAGGGGCGCGCCGCGCAGATCCGCACCATGGACCGCTCCGAGCGCATCCGCACCTACAACTTCCCGGAGAACCGCATCACCGATCACCGCATCGGTTTCAAGGCCAACAACCTTGACTCCGTCCTGGGCGGCGACCTCGATGACCTTCTCACCGCCCTCCGCGCCGCTGAGCGCGCCGAGCGACTGGAAGCCGAGTAA
- the prmC gene encoding peptide chain release factor N(5)-glutamine methyltransferase, with the protein MTDTVGQALADATTRLAAAGVDSAAHDARALAAFALGCEPLEVGLRRGEPMPETFSGLVARREAREPLQHILGSAWFGPLELKVGPGVFIPRPETEVLADWAVRTAPGGKIKVLDLCSGSGALAAYVAHYLPEAEITAVELSSGALAFTRANLPDRVRLLQADAADPTLLAGERFDLVVSNPPYVPESPDLAPEVYFDPHEAVFSGASGMELIDAMAPNLFRLLAPGGLVGVEHDDTTSELVQAALRGAGLTEVRPMADLTGRDRFVIGRRAL; encoded by the coding sequence ATGACCGACACCGTGGGCCAGGCGCTCGCCGACGCCACGACCAGGCTCGCCGCCGCCGGGGTGGACAGCGCGGCGCACGACGCACGGGCGCTGGCCGCCTTCGCGCTTGGCTGCGAACCCCTCGAGGTGGGCCTGCGCCGCGGCGAGCCGATGCCGGAAACGTTTTCCGGGCTCGTAGCCCGTCGCGAGGCGCGGGAGCCACTCCAGCACATCCTGGGCAGTGCGTGGTTCGGCCCGCTGGAGCTAAAGGTGGGCCCGGGGGTGTTCATCCCGCGGCCGGAGACCGAGGTGCTCGCGGACTGGGCGGTTCGCACCGCGCCAGGCGGGAAAATCAAGGTTCTGGACCTGTGTTCCGGGTCCGGTGCGCTCGCCGCCTACGTCGCTCACTACCTCCCCGAGGCCGAGATCACCGCCGTGGAGCTGTCCTCCGGGGCGCTTGCGTTCACCCGCGCCAACCTCCCGGACCGCGTGCGTCTCCTCCAAGCCGACGCCGCCGACCCGACGCTGCTCGCCGGGGAGCGCTTCGACCTCGTCGTGAGCAACCCCCCGTACGTCCCCGAGAGCCCCGATCTTGCCCCCGAGGTGTACTTCGACCCCCACGAGGCGGTCTTCTCCGGTGCCTCCGGCATGGAGCTTATCGACGCCATGGCGCCGAACCTCTTCCGCCTCCTCGCACCCGGCGGGTTGGTCGGCGTGGAGCACGACGACACCACCAGCGAGCTGGTGCAGGCCGCCCTGCGCGGGGCCGGGCTCACCGAGGTCCGCCCGATGGCGGATCTCACCGGCCGGGACCGCTTCGTGATCGGGCGGCGGGCGCTATAG